The Oncorhynchus kisutch isolate 150728-3 linkage group LG10, Okis_V2, whole genome shotgun sequence region gaggaccgccacaggaaaggaagacccagagttacctctgctgcagaaaatcagttaagagttaccagcctcagaaatggcagcccaaataaatgtttcacgttcaagtaagagacacatctcaacatcaacttgagatggtttgggatgagttggaccgcagagcgaaggaaaagcagccagcatgtgggaactccttcaagactgttggaaaagcattcctcatgaagctggttgagagaatgaaaagagtgtgcaaagctgtcatcaaggcaaagggtggctactttgatgaatctaaaatatattttgatttttttacacttttttggtaactacatgattcaatatgtgccatttcatagttgatgtcttcactattattctacaatgtggaaaatagtaaaaaataaagaaaaacctttgaatgagtaacattctattggttgcaataattttcataacatgccatttacaccaaaatagagatttggttgtaaaaaacGTCCCCTTTAAGGAGTATACATTTTCCCCCGCTTAGTCAGAAATAGTCATATTCTATTAAGACAAGTAAAACCATTAATTGATTACATCAATTGGAAACAAATAAATACTCCTACACCATAATTTTTCAATTCATAAAATGTGTAGGGTAAGCTACATTGCATTGTATATTTGCCTTGGTAAACGAGGAAATCAGTTGTACGGATAGTCAAATAGATAAATGGCCCTTAGTCAATTTAAAATTGCAGGATTATATTGTTACGATGATAATACCCACCATTGGGCAAAATCATCTTGAAAAATGTTGGTTGCAATCAGGACTAAAAGATAAGCTCGACAGGAGCGGTAAATCGGTGGCCAACGATGGTTGCAATTGAGATCAGCTGTGCGGGTGATTTGAATGCATATTGATGGTTTAATGACAGATCAGCTGGATATAGTCTGGTGGCCATAGATGGTGCCTATTGCTATTCAATGTACCCGATTGGAAAATTAATCTTCTACTATAGGGACATCAGTATGGTCTCTCCCCTGTGAGTCCTCGTGTGCACTTTCAGATTGGTGCCACTGCTGAATCCTTTGacttttctctcctgtgtgaatcctCCTCATATGCACTGACAGATTACTGGCAATGCTGAAACCTTTGCCACAATCAGGACAGCTAtgtggtttctcccctgtgtgggtCATCATGTGTATTTTTAGATGTCCCTTACGAGTGAATGATTTGCCACAATCAGGGCAACAAaatggcttctcccctgtgtgaatccTAATGTGCCTTTTCATAGCACTGCCAGTGCTGAATCCTTGTCCACAACAATAACAACGatatggcttctcccctgtgtggattcTCATGTGTATTTTCAGACCTCCATTCTGCATGAAGCATGTACCACAAACAGGGCAGGAaaaaggtttctcccctgtgtggctCCTCATGTGCACTGTCAGCTTACTATTTGTGCTGAACCATTTACTACAAACATCACAACAAAATCTAGCTGCAATGTGGGTTTGGAGGTGATCTTTCATACTTTCTGtgaactccatacattttccacacacaccacaaatacCTTCTTTATCCTTTCTATGAGTTTTCACATGTTTAAGTAATGAACCCATGTGATGAAAAGACTTGTCACACACCTTACAACAACAGGGAGTATCATGACTTTGACTGGGAGATTTCAGGAGAGACAACTGTGTAGATTTCTTGACACAGGAGCTTTGTCCTTTCAGCATCTTTGTTCTCTTTGATTTGACTGGGTTAAAACCTGAAGGAGGTCCTCCAGTCTCCATACCACTGACACTTTGACTGTTTTCACTCTGAGCTGCAGAACAGTCTGAATTTACTGTAGAGAAAGGCTGAGAGAGACTAGTTGGTTCTGATTCTACATAGATGTCTCCATCAGGTTCTGTTTTGATCTTTTCAGTTTTAGTACTGGgtagagtgtctctctctccgttgccTTCCTTTTGGGCTTGATAGAGATGTGAGGGCTGAGTTGGG contains the following coding sequences:
- the LOC109897824 gene encoding zinc finger and SCAN domain-containing protein 22-like — encoded protein: MSQIQLLRVFLNDRLTAAAEEIFGVVEKTVAEYQEEVVRLQRLLDIVLQPEINLHRADLQQRTLSFSEEEVTPEQQQCEQEWSPSLGQEDPEPIQIKEEQEELRTSQEEQQLKGLEAETIEFIFNPVCVKSDRDEDPTQPSHLYQAQKEGNGERDTLPSTKTEKIKTEPDGDIYVESEPTSLSQPFSTVNSDCSAAQSENSQSVSGMETGGPPSGFNPVKSKRTKMLKGQSSCVKKSTQLSLLKSPSQSHDTPCCCKVCDKSFHHMGSLLKHVKTHRKDKEGICGVCGKCMEFTESMKDHLQTHIAARFCCDVCSKWFSTNSKLTVHMRSHTGEKPFSCPVCGTCFMQNGGLKIHMRIHTGEKPYRCYCCGQGFSTGSAMKRHIRIHTGEKPFCCPDCGKSFTRKGHLKIHMMTHTGEKPHSCPDCGKGFSIASNLSVHMRRIHTGEKSQRIQQWHQSESAHEDSQGRDHTDVPIVED